The following nucleotide sequence is from Flavimarina sp. Hel_I_48.
GCAAAGCTCAATATTACCGAAAATTGCATTGACAGGCACCTGCGCACGCGCGGCAATAAAACAGCTATTTTATTTGAACCTAACGATAGTTCAGAAAAAGCACAACACATAACCTATAATGCATTGCATGACAAGGTTTGCCAATTTGCGAACGTGCTCAAGCAGCAGGGCGTAAAAAAAGGGGACCGCGTTTGTATTTACCTGCCCATGATCCCTGAATTGTCTTATGCGGTTTTGGCCTGCGCACGCATTGGAGCGATACACTCGGTGGTATTTGCAGGTTTTTCCGCGAAAGCGCTCGCCACACGAATCAATGACAGTGATTGTAAGCTAGTGATCACATCTGATGGATCGTACCGCGGTAAAAAAGTGCTGGATTTAAAAAGCATCGTTGATGAAGCTTTAGAAACGTGTGAATGCGTAGAAAACGTACTTGTTGTGAAACGCACCAGGTCTAAAATTTCTATGAAAGATGATCGGGATCAATGGTTGGCACCGCTGATGGATGCCGCTGAAAAAACCTGCGAACCTGAAATTATGGATGCCGAAGATCCCCTGTTTATCCTCTACACCTCTGGCTCTACGGGAACACCAAAAGGGATGGTGCATACCACGGCAGGCTATATGGTCTACACAGCCTTTACGTTCAAGAACGTTTTTCAATACACAGAAGATGATATTTACTGGTGTACGGCAGATATAGGCTGGATTACGGGCCACAGTTACATTGTTTATGGTCCGCTGGCCAATGGCGCCACCACCGTTATGTTTGAAGGTGTGCCCTCTTATCCTGATCATGGTAGATTTTGGGAAATTGTTGAAAAACATAAAGTCACCCAGTTTTATACCGCGCCCACGGCAATACGCGCGCTTGGTAAGGAAAAGCTCGATTTTGTGGAAAAATATGATCTTTCTTCGCTCAAAGTCCTCGGTACGGTGGGCGAACCCATTAATGAAGAAGCGTGGCACTGGTACGATGAAAATATAGGTAAGCGAAAATGTCCCATTGTAGATACCTGGTGGCAAACGGAAACGGGAGGTATTTTGATTTCACCCATTCCCTATTCCACCCCGGCAATACCCACTTTTGCCACGCTCCCGTTACCCGGAATACAACCTGCGCTGATGGATGAAGAAGGCAAGGAAATTCACGAGAACCAGGTAGATGGCCGCTTGTGCATAAAATTTCCCTGGCCCTCCATTGCACGTACGATCTGGGGCAACCATGAGCGCTATAAAGAAACGTATTTTTCAGCATATAAAAACATGTATTTTACCGGGGATGGTGCGCTACGGGACAGCGTGGGCTATTATAGGATCACGGGTCGCGTGGATGATGTGGTCATTGTTTCCGGGCATAATCTGGGTACCGCGCCCATTGAAGATGCGATCAACGAGCATCCCGCTGTGGCAGAAAGTGCGATTGTGGGCTTTCCACACGACGTAAAAGGCAACGCGCTTTACGGTTATGTGATTTTAAAGGAAACCGGAGAAACGCGTGATCGTGACAACGTACGCAAGGAAATCAACCAACTTATTTCTGAAAGGATAGGACCCATCGCAAAACTGGACAAAATCCAGTTTACCAGCGGACTGCCAAAAACACGAAGCGGAAAGATCATGCGGCGCATATTACGCAAAATAGCTTCTGGAGACACCAGTAATCTTGGGGACACCAGCACGCTTTTAAATCCTGAGATCGTAGATGAAATCATGGAAAATGTGCTAAAATAAGAACAAGATACTACGTTTTCTAAGCCTTATATTACGGAAATGGCGCAGAAGTGTATCTTTTAAACATTAATAATTAACTTTCGACTTTAAAATAAAAACCATAGAATATATGAAATCAATGAAGCTTTTTTTAACTGCTGGTGTACTGGCAGGTACGTTCCAGATATATGCACAAGAGCAAAGTGAGGTTCCCGAAGTATCTCCCATGCCCATGAAACCCGAGATGACCGAAATCTGGCAGCCGGAAGTTGAAGTTGTAACACCAGCAAAAAAACTGGGCGATGCCCCATCTGATGCTATTGTCCTTTTTGATGGTAAAAATCTCGATCAATGGGTTAGCCAAAAAGATACTACGCAAACCGCTCCCTGGGAAGTTGTAGACAACGATTATTTACAGGTCGTTCCCGGTTCTGGAATGATACAGACTAAAAAGAAATTTGGCGATATCCAATTGCACCTCGAGTTCAGCGCACCAGACAAAGTTGAGGGATCAAGCCAGGGTCGGGGCAACAGTGGGGTGTTTTTTCAAAACCGCTATGAACTGCAAATTTTAGATTCCTATAACAACCGTACCTACCGCAATGGGCAGGCCGGCAGTATTTATAAGGATCACGCCCCGCTGGTCAACCCTATGCGCGGCCCACTGGAATGGAATGTTTACGATGTAGTTTACAGGGCGCCACGCTTTAAGGAAAATGGACTTATAGATTCCCCTGCGGAAATTACCGTTTTTCTGAACGGTGTCCTGGTACAGAACAATGCCACAATAAACGGACTCACGCAATACATTGGACTTCATGATTACCCAGAATCTCACGGTAATGATGTGATCGCCCTTCAGGATCATGGTAACAAAACCCAGTTTAGGAATATTTGGGTACGCGAGCTTTAAATTTATTGGGTCACAGTCCTTTTTAGTGTAAATAGCTAAAAAGAGAGTTGCGAATAGAGCAGCGCGTCTATATTTAGATTAAGAAAACAGGATCAAAAAGGTTGTTTTAAGGTAAAAAACAACCCTTTTTGATCCTGTTTTTTATATTTTCCGCCCATTTATCAAGCTTAATATAACCAGTATTTTTATAAAAATATCTTGATTTATTGATCTGAAATTAGCAGATAAAGACCCATTTTAATCTTCCAG
It contains:
- the acs gene encoding acetate--CoA ligase; this translates as MSNYHIKHLEEYFQVYRKSVRDPENYWEEIAEEHFLWHKRWDNVLSWDFEKPEVKWFEGAKLNITENCIDRHLRTRGNKTAILFEPNDSSEKAQHITYNALHDKVCQFANVLKQQGVKKGDRVCIYLPMIPELSYAVLACARIGAIHSVVFAGFSAKALATRINDSDCKLVITSDGSYRGKKVLDLKSIVDEALETCECVENVLVVKRTRSKISMKDDRDQWLAPLMDAAEKTCEPEIMDAEDPLFILYTSGSTGTPKGMVHTTAGYMVYTAFTFKNVFQYTEDDIYWCTADIGWITGHSYIVYGPLANGATTVMFEGVPSYPDHGRFWEIVEKHKVTQFYTAPTAIRALGKEKLDFVEKYDLSSLKVLGTVGEPINEEAWHWYDENIGKRKCPIVDTWWQTETGGILISPIPYSTPAIPTFATLPLPGIQPALMDEEGKEIHENQVDGRLCIKFPWPSIARTIWGNHERYKETYFSAYKNMYFTGDGALRDSVGYYRITGRVDDVVIVSGHNLGTAPIEDAINEHPAVAESAIVGFPHDVKGNALYGYVILKETGETRDRDNVRKEINQLISERIGPIAKLDKIQFTSGLPKTRSGKIMRRILRKIASGDTSNLGDTSTLLNPEIVDEIMENVLK
- a CDS encoding DUF1080 domain-containing protein, whose amino-acid sequence is MKSMKLFLTAGVLAGTFQIYAQEQSEVPEVSPMPMKPEMTEIWQPEVEVVTPAKKLGDAPSDAIVLFDGKNLDQWVSQKDTTQTAPWEVVDNDYLQVVPGSGMIQTKKKFGDIQLHLEFSAPDKVEGSSQGRGNSGVFFQNRYELQILDSYNNRTYRNGQAGSIYKDHAPLVNPMRGPLEWNVYDVVYRAPRFKENGLIDSPAEITVFLNGVLVQNNATINGLTQYIGLHDYPESHGNDVIALQDHGNKTQFRNIWVREL